From the genome of Maribacter algicola, one region includes:
- the gldI gene encoding gliding motility-associated peptidyl-prolyl isomerase GldI has protein sequence MRIIGVFLVLMLLFSCEGPEPRKPVQRKSGSYFKESIERSRKLLEAEEKKIQEIIKNDSLKHYTHSASGSWYHYLRVNDSTEYTPQTNDIVTFEYNLLTLDNDTIYSEADIGTFTYKVDKQELFLGMRDAIKLLKENEKATFLFPSSIAFGYHGDNNKIGTNVPLKSTITILNIEKQQDNLEE, from the coding sequence ATGAGAATTATTGGCGTATTTCTTGTTTTAATGCTCCTTTTTAGTTGTGAAGGTCCGGAACCTCGAAAACCGGTCCAGAGAAAAAGCGGTAGTTATTTTAAGGAATCCATTGAAAGAAGCAGAAAATTGTTGGAGGCCGAAGAAAAAAAGATTCAGGAAATCATCAAAAATGATTCCTTGAAACACTACACCCATAGTGCATCAGGTTCCTGGTATCATTATCTTAGGGTAAACGATTCCACGGAGTATACGCCTCAGACCAATGACATCGTAACGTTTGAGTACAATCTTTTGACCTTGGATAACGATACGATCTATTCAGAAGCGGATATTGGAACATTTACCTACAAAGTGGACAAGCAGGAGTTATTCCTAGGAATGCGGGATGCGATAAAGCTATTAAAGGAAAACGAAAAGGCCACTTTTCTATTTCCATCCTCCATTGCCTTTGGCTATCATGGAGACAACAATAAAATTGGGACCAATGTTCCCTTAAAATCAACCATAACAATTTTAAACATAGAAAAACAACAGGATAATTTAGAAGAATAA
- a CDS encoding peptidylprolyl isomerase — MKKTYLWAALVLIMASCKTSQRADLGDGLFADIKTSHGDIIVKLEHEKTPVTVANFISLAEGNSPFVSEQFKGKKYYDGLTFHRVMKDFMIQGGDPLATGTGNPGYKFMDEFNDSLIHDKKGILSMANSGPATNGSQFFITHAPTPWLDNRHSVFGEVVEGLEVVDSIANVQVTPGNNKPVEPVKMNTIEIIRNGKEARKFDAVKIMTEYFDGEEERLAAIEKEKAAKKAEIEKVKTEFASTLQTQKQEAKTLDSGLKILVLKEGEGEKPTVGQKVGVMYAGYLEDGTLFDSNYEEIARKYDMFDERRLQGGGYMPIPMDYSPESPLIAGFREGLLSMKVGDKVRLFIPPHIGYGSQGSGPIPPNSDLVFDVEITGIQ, encoded by the coding sequence ATAAAGAAAACGTACTTATGGGCGGCACTTGTCCTAATCATGGCAAGCTGCAAAACCAGTCAAAGAGCAGATTTGGGAGATGGCCTTTTTGCCGATATCAAAACCTCCCATGGGGATATTATCGTTAAGTTGGAGCATGAAAAAACACCGGTAACTGTCGCCAATTTTATTTCATTGGCCGAAGGCAATAGCCCCTTTGTCAGTGAACAGTTCAAAGGAAAAAAATACTACGACGGACTTACCTTTCACCGTGTGATGAAAGACTTTATGATACAGGGTGGAGATCCATTGGCCACGGGTACGGGAAATCCCGGTTATAAATTTATGGACGAGTTTAACGACTCTTTGATCCATGACAAAAAGGGTATACTATCCATGGCCAATTCAGGACCTGCGACCAACGGTAGCCAGTTTTTCATCACCCATGCCCCTACCCCATGGCTGGATAACAGGCATAGTGTTTTTGGCGAAGTGGTGGAAGGCCTGGAAGTGGTGGATTCCATTGCAAATGTTCAGGTAACCCCAGGCAACAATAAACCTGTGGAACCTGTGAAAATGAACACCATTGAAATTATTCGTAATGGAAAAGAGGCCAGGAAGTTCGATGCCGTAAAAATCATGACGGAATACTTTGATGGTGAAGAAGAGCGTCTTGCCGCCATTGAAAAGGAAAAAGCCGCAAAAAAAGCCGAAATTGAAAAAGTGAAAACTGAATTTGCTTCAACCTTGCAGACTCAAAAACAAGAGGCTAAAACTTTGGATTCCGGTCTAAAAATTTTGGTGTTGAAAGAAGGTGAAGGAGAAAAGCCTACTGTAGGTCAAAAAGTTGGTGTAATGTACGCCGGATATTTGGAAGACGGAACCCTCTTCGATAGTAATTATGAAGAAATTGCCAGGAAATATGACATGTTCGACGAGAGACGTTTACAAGGCGGTGGTTACATGCCGATACCTATGGACTATAGTCCGGAATCACCGTTGATTGCCGGTTTCAGAGAGGGCCTTTTGAGCATGAAGGTTGGGGACAAAGTGCGTCTGTTCATACCACCACATATTGGATACGGATCGCAGGGTTCCGGCCCCATTCCTCCTAATTCGGATTTGGTATTTGATGTGGAGATTACAGGGATTCAATAA